A window of the Lactuca sativa cultivar Salinas chromosome 5, Lsat_Salinas_v11, whole genome shotgun sequence genome harbors these coding sequences:
- the LOC128126024 gene encoding uncharacterized protein LOC128126024 — translation MWKAKILSLSGRMTLEKAVLGNLPTFYLSLFSAPIGIIEELEKIQRQFIWRGDAEKATIHWVAWEKLKAPKEVGGASLGSLRNLNLALLAKWWWKFKTCPDSLWARIVMGFHNPANRPWFCFAKHNRGGVWSCIDKAKNGLWKLNIDVKEIMNTNDGGLSWRSDFVVDGVFSVARLRNRLDRASHLICDGDFWWLNSVPKKVVNFIWQAKQGRIPSAEALRKRNIQVPSTMCGICEHVEESVDHILTSCSLARNIITMVLKWCNVLPQFFLGVNEVLDFAGNWGHCPKKKELLTCIIYRTLWSLWKARNDRIFKEESSKPAKILDYINSLVFTWRKYRSPSGYS, via the coding sequence ATGTGGAAGGCAAAGATTTTGAGCCTTAGTGGCAGGATGACTTTGGAAAAAGCTGTACTTGGGAACCTTCCAACCTTTTATCTATCACTGTTCTCAGCCCCCATCGGAATAATAGAAGAGTTGGAAAAGATCCAAAGGCAGTTTATTTGGAGAGGTGATGCAGAAAAAGCAACTATACATTGGGTTGCATGGGAGAAACTAAAAGCTCCAAAGGAGGTTGGAGGGGCAAGTTTAGGATCTCTTAGGAACCTAAACTTGGCCCTACTGGCTAAATGGTGGTGGAAGTTCAAAACATGTCCTGACTCCCTTTGGGCCCGAATTGTAATGGGGTTTCATAACCCTGCAAACCGTCCCTGGTTCTGCTTCGCAAAACATAATCGAGGTGGGGTGTGGTCATGCATAGATAAAGCAAAAAATGGCTTATGGAAGTTAAATATTGATGTGAAGGAAATAATGAATACTAATGATGGGGGATTATCGTGGAGATCTGACTTTGTGGTGGATGGAGTTTTTAGCGTGGCAAGGCTTAGAAATAGACTTGACAGAGCCTCTCACCTGATTTGCGATGGGGATTTCTGGTGGTTGAATTCGGTTCCAAAAAAGGTGGTGAATTTTATTTGGCAAGCAAAGCAGGGGAGGATTCCATCTGCCGAGGCGTTAAGGAAAAGGAACATCCAAGTACCCTCCACAATGTGTGGGATATGTGAACACGTAGAAGAATCAGTGGATCACATTCTCACTTCATGCAGTTTGGCGAGGAATATTATAACCATGGTACTAAAGTGGTGTAATGTTCTCCCTCAATTCTTTTTAGGTGTGAATGAGGTGCTTGACTTTGCCGGGAACTGGGGACATTGCCCAAAAAAGAAAGAGTTGCTTACATGTATTATATACCGAACCCTCTGGAGTTTGTGGAAGGCAAGGAATGATCGGATTTTTAAAGAAGAATCATCGAAACCGGCGAAAATTTTAGATTATATCAATTCATTGGTATTTACTTGGAGAAAGTATAGGAGTCCTAGTGGATACAGTTGA
- the LOC111904502 gene encoding uncharacterized protein LOC111904502, producing MNMLSLNVRGIDEDHKQRWVRRLCSEYRVSIACLQESQLGLLSSLQLNIRNCWANNNFGFELIEATGRSGGLITISDDEVFIVSDSIKSRYFFITFGRWVGINTEIAIVNVYAPQAPSKKRRTWEKLAQIKSSRVAIWIFAGDFNVVRRRDERVNSRFCRISADDFNDFIFSCALHDLRMGGYKFTYFRPEDGGKLSKLDRFLVCDNFMECFPGSSVTALAREFSDHCPIMLKTSCEDFGPRPFRFFNSWMLKAGFQDVVSEAWRKFRGYGNGDAFLAAKLRFLKKEIKK from the coding sequence ATGAATATGCTTTCTCTGAATGTGAGGGGGATCGACGAGGATCATAAGCAAAGATGGGTGAGGAGGTTATGCTCGGAATATAGGGTCTCTATAGCCTGTCTTCAAGAATCACAACTGGGGTTGTTATCTTCACTCCAATTAAATATTAGAAATTGTTGGGCAAACAATAATTTTGGTTTCGAATTAATTGAAGCAACAGGGAGATCTGGAGGACTTATTACAATCTCGGATGATGAGGTATTTATAGTATCTGATTCGATTAAATCAAggtatttttttattacatttggtCGGTGGGTGGGTATAAACACTGAGATAGCCATAGTAAACGTATATGCACCTCAAGCTCCGTCGAAAAAAAGGAGAACATGGGAGAAGTTGGCTCAGATTAAATCTAGTAGAGTGGCGATATGGATCTTTGCAGGAGATTTTAATGTTGTTCGTAGAAGAGATGAGCGGGTAAACTCCAGGTTTTGTCGCATTTCTGCTGATGACTTCAACGATTTCATATTCTCCTGTGCTCTACATGATCTGAGAATGGGCGGATATAAGTTCACTTATTTTAGACCAGAAGACGGTGGTAAGTTGAGCAAATTGGACAGATTCTTGGTTTGTGATAACTTCATGGAGTGTTTCCCGGGTTCATCGGTAACTGCCCTTGCCAGAGAATTCTCGGACCATTGCCCGATCATGTTGAAAACTTCTTGTGAGGACTTCGGTCCTAGGCCATTTAGATTCTTCAACTCGTGGATGTTAAAGGCTGGATTTCAAGATGTGGTTTCTGAGGCATGGAGGAAATTCAGAGGTTATGGAAACGGTGATGCTTTCTTGGCGGCGAAATTGCGTTTCTTAAAGAAGGAAATTAAGAAGTGA